The Ovis canadensis isolate MfBH-ARS-UI-01 breed Bighorn chromosome 18, ARS-UI_OviCan_v2, whole genome shotgun sequence genome has a segment encoding these proteins:
- the LOC138423755 gene encoding liprin-alpha-1-like translates to MGRRRARLWALFQCCIPKAKAKTRKNLASAQVLEAERPEELATSTEEELNVCQEQLFVREEEIALLNAERNNIMLLVEHLECRVSRYIPSLETTAGKWQAQSPDGMTNELEVLQALKSLFEHHKALDKKCTHVYTHINTRGALERYSLLEELGATHNKLMILKEKNNLKKILMDRVLDVNHKQENMPSANGKRTRDEDLAQVIELQDIIEKKSREQREMRDRLAALSAHVTELEKDLDTARKDLLKSKEANVKLQQDVREAMAQKEDMEKRITTLEKRYLAAQRKAISVHNLHDKLENEIANKDSMHRQKEDKDRQLQECLELAEQKLQQMLTEVVAELTPRVAVLSESELLSSGSSATKEAKLLELTSQVRKEERAKQREKMNEEHNEHSSDTVDKLLSVSDERLQLHLKERMAALEDKVQPLKDQDRELEQQASVLANLGQLFESDKGVSDGEGDRDTLFSAPALLSPSGPAVAKTLAMRIQEQLDKINEEIWLIQKDKENTDQRAEGIESRVGSGSFSNLRRFESSSSLNLDPASSHAGSFPPSRGRSMPERRQPSPEPEEDKLGFMTLPSDLRKHRRKLPAIQEEVEDDTIKCETSTSTSLRSFHLDRLTGSLHIASDEDIRDADNATGSQDGPRGNPSNSNSSQKAPKKKGIKSSIGRWFGKKEKSRPGHTSKEALGPVAGRMFTASATWKAPGSADN, encoded by the exons ATGGGTCGCAGGAGGGCCCGCCTATGGGCACTTTTCCAGTGCTGCATCCCCAAGGCAAAGGCCAAGACAAGGAAGAACTTGGCCTCGGCCCAAGTCCTGGAAGCAGAGCGGCCTGAG GAGTTGGCaacatctacggaagaggaactCAATGTATGCCAGGAACAGCTTTTtgtaagagaagaagaaatagctCTGCTGAACGCAGAGCGGAATAACATCATG CTGCTGGTGGAGCACCTGGAGTGCCGGGTTTCCCGGTATATACCGTCCCTTGAGACGACGGCAGGCAAGTGGCAGGCGCAGTCCCCAGACGGCATGACCAACGAGCTGGAGGTGCTCCAGGCGCTCAAATCACTCTTTGAGCACCACAAGGCCCTGGACAAGAAG TGCACTCACGTATATACACACATCAACACACGAGGAGCACTTGAAAGGTATAGTTTGTTAGAAGAATTAGGTGCCACGCATAACAA GCTGATGATTCTTAAAGAGAAGAATAACCTGAAAAAGATACTAATGGACAGGGTGCTTGATGTAAATCACAAGCAAGAAAACATGCCAAGCGCCAATGGAAAG AGAACCCGCGACGAAGACCTGGCTCAGGTGATCGAGCTCCAGGATATCATCGAGAAGAAGTCACgggagcagagagagatgagGGACCGCCTGGCAGCCCTCTCTGCCCACGTAACAGAGCTGGAGAAGGACCTGGACACGGCCAGGAAGGACCTCCTCAAGTCCAAGGAAGCAAACGTGAAATTACAGCAGGACGTCCGTGAA GCTATGGCCCAGAAGgaggacatggagaagagaatcacTACACTTGAGAAACGCTACCTCGCTGCACAGCGCAAAGCCATCTCTGTGCACAACCTCCATgataaacttgaaaatgaaatcGCAAATAAGGATTCTATGCATCGACAG AAGGAGGATAAAGACCGACAGCTGCAGGAGTGCCTGGAGCTGGCAGAGCAGAAGCTGCAGCAGATGCTGACAGAAGTGGTGGCTGAGCTGACTCCGCGGGTGGCTGTGCTCTCCGAG TCTGAACTTTTGTCTTCCGGAAGCTCTGCCACTAAGGAGGCGAAACTGTTGGAACTTACCTCCCAGGTTAGGAAGGAAGAACGT gcaaagcaaagagaaaaaatgaatgaagaacacAACGAACACTCATCAGATACCGTGGATAAGCTTCTGTCTGTTTCAGATGAGAGGCTTCAGCTTCATCTGAAGGAGAGAATGGCTGCTCTGGAGGATAAG GTGCAGCCCCTGAAAGATCAGGACCGGGAGCTCGAGCAGCAAGCCAGCGTGCTGGCCAACCTTGGCCAGCTGTTCGAGAGTGACAAGGGCGTGTCAGATGGCGAGGGCGACCGGGACACCCTCTTCAGCGCGCCCGCTCTGCTGTCGCCCAGCGGGCCGGCTGTAGCCAAGACTCTGGCCATGAGGATTCAGGAGCAGCTGGACAAGATCAACGAAGAGATCTG gtTGATCCAAAAAGACAAGGAGAACACGGATCAGCGGGCGGAGGGGATTGAGAGCAGGGTGGGCAGTGGGAGCTTCAGCAACCTTCGGCGCTTTGAATCCTCGAGCTCCCTCAACCTGGATCCCGCCTCCTCGCATGCCGGCTCCTTCCCGCCCAGCAGAGGGCGCTCCATGCCCgaaaggaggcagcccagccctgaGCCAGAAGAAGACAAGCTGGGCTTCATGACTCTG CCTAGTGATTTAAGGAAGCATCGTCGAAAG CTGCCAGCTATACAGGAAGAGGTAGAAGATGACACCATCAAATGTGAAACCTCGACCTCCACCTCGCTGCGGTCCTTTCATCTGGACCGGCTCACGGGCTCACTGCACATAGCCAGtgacgaggacatcagggacgCCGACAA TGCGACAGGCTCTCAGGACGGTCCCAGGGGCAAccccagcaacagcaacagcagccagAAAGCCCCAAAGAAGAAGGGCATCAAGTCTTCCATCGGTCGTTGGTTTGGCAAGAAGGAAAAGAGCCGGCCTGGACACACCAGCAAGGAGGCGTTAGGACCAG tggcaggcaggatgtttaccgctagcgccacctggaaagccccag